The following proteins are co-located in the Diaphorobacter sp. HDW4B genome:
- a CDS encoding response regulator transcription factor — protein MLPVTLALVDDDTEYCEFLAQHLRAQGVEVQAYSDSSDLLADLAPYRFDFYVLDLMLPGVDGAELIRILRKRTQAGVLIVSGRLGPEVFAEVINAGADMYLTKPVTFEQVELAIRAVHRRIMTTAKTATAWKLDKRRSVLTAPDGQTVELSPTDLILMDCFLKAQGATVTREQIRELLEGTSAAESDNSLHATIYRLRRRIERVTPLAVPLQSQQKVGYQFRAPLIAG, from the coding sequence ATGCTCCCTGTAACCCTTGCACTGGTCGACGATGACACCGAATACTGCGAATTCCTCGCGCAGCACTTGCGTGCCCAAGGCGTGGAAGTGCAGGCCTACAGCGACAGCAGCGACCTGCTGGCCGACCTGGCGCCGTACCGGTTCGACTTCTATGTGCTCGACCTCATGCTCCCCGGCGTGGACGGGGCCGAGCTCATCCGCATCCTGCGCAAGCGCACGCAGGCCGGCGTGCTGATCGTCTCCGGCCGCCTCGGCCCCGAAGTGTTTGCCGAAGTGATCAACGCCGGTGCCGACATGTACCTCACCAAGCCGGTCACTTTCGAGCAGGTCGAACTCGCGATCCGCGCCGTGCACCGCCGCATCATGACCACGGCCAAGACGGCCACCGCCTGGAAACTCGACAAGCGCCGCAGCGTGCTCACCGCCCCCGATGGCCAGACAGTGGAACTCAGCCCCACCGACCTGATTCTGATGGACTGCTTCCTCAAGGCCCAGGGAGCGACCGTCACCCGCGAACAGATCCGCGAACTGCTCGAAGGCACCAGCGCCGCCGAATCCGACAACAGCCTGCACGCCACCATCTACCGCCTGCGCCGCCGCATCGAGCGAGTCACACCACTGGCCGTGCCG